One segment of Anopheles stephensi strain Indian chromosome 3, UCI_ANSTEP_V1.0, whole genome shotgun sequence DNA contains the following:
- the LOC118513471 gene encoding sphingomyelin phosphodiesterase-like, with product MKRNLVSLVLPGAVMLSLVLLQTAPVQGDRLQPKGYRETVEKLQKFYVQFEDKVSREFRRWKEEGTMSQHFRQLIQASAISKHERAQEIRELPTAREGPLCTICRGFGGSVLEFRREGASREEVFNTTVELCTMLNLQEESICRGLIELNIDPLLYIVDNRPDLTSASLCAVVFQSGACVLDDPTFTEWEVDVDPNGTPVTASKTGAAQRGPNDLKIVQITDLHFDPNYRTGYNAECGAPACCRESQGVPDDAAAGAGHWGDYRSCDTPWNAVEDLIDRVAEEHSDADFVYHTGDIIDHGIWETSIGYNVRSISRVIGKLRETFPETPVYNILGNHEAHPTNVYELGEISRPDFSTNWLYHLSADLWSHWLPRAAEQTIRLGGYYTALVRPGFRVIALNNNDCYTFNWWILYQPDALKEQLQWLHDVLLQAERAGEKVHILAHLPISSDCFSVWQREYRRILERFRDTISAQFHGHTHKDEFNVFYASENPEYAVGVAWNGGSGTTHTNVNPNYVVYYVNPETYEVTDFESYAYNLTSANLTPDQRPDWFRMYSFQEEYGLANLSPAGVDELIRRLGTPAGRDDLRRYWEYKVKLGDASLANDCTEDCLLNHLCEIVTNQADDLRKCQELSETFFD from the exons ATGAAGCGTAACCTGGTGTCGTTGGTGCTGCCGGGGGCAGTGATGCTGTccctggtgctgctgcaaacgGCTCCCGTGCAGGGTGACCGGTTGCAACCGAAAGGATACCGTGAAACGGTCGAAAAGCTCCAAAAGTTTTACG tTCAGTTCGAGGACAAAGTGTCGCGGGAATTCCGCCGCTGGAAGGAGGAAGGCACTATGTCGCAGCACTTCCGACAACTGATCCAAGCGTCCGCTATTAGCAAGCATGAACGGGCGCAGGAAATTCGCGAGCTACCGACGGCCCGGGAAGGTCCACTGTGCACGATCTGTCGTGGGTTTGGTGGATCGGTACTGGAGTTCCGTCGTGAAGGTGCCTCGCGGGAGGAAGTGTTCAACACGACGGTAGAGCTTTGCACCATGCTCAATCTGCAGGAGGAATCTATCTGCCGCGGACTCATCGAGCTAAACATTGATCCTCTCCTGTACATTGTGGATAACCGGCCCGATCTAACGTCCGCTTCGTTGTGCGCCGTTGTCTTCCAATCGGGTGCGTGCGTACTGGACGATCCTACCTTCACCGAGTGGGAAGTGGATGTCGATCCGAACGGAACCCCAGTGACCGCTTCAAAGACCGGCGCTGCTCAGCGCGGTCCGAATGATCTGAAGATCGTCCAGATCACGGATCTCCATTTCGATCCGAACTACCGCACGGGCTATAATGCGGAGTGTGGTGCACCTGCTTGCTGCCGTGAGTCTCAGGGCGTACCGGATGATGCGGCAGCGGGTGCCGGCCACTGGGGTGATTATCGCAGCTGTGACACACCGTGGAACGCGGTCGAAGATTTGATTGATCGCGTTGCGGAAGAACATTCCGATGCGGACTTTGTCTATCACACCGGTGACATCATCGATCACGGTATCTGGGAGACCTCGATCGGGTACAATGTGCGGTCGATCAGTCGCGTCATTGGAAAGCTGCGGGAAACGTTCCCGGAAACGCCGGTGTACAACATTCTGGGCAACCATGAGGCACACCCAACGAACGTGTACGAACTGGGAGAGATTAGCCGGCCGGACTTTTCCACCAACTGGCTGTACCATCTGTCTGCCGACCTTTGGAGCCACTGGTTGCCACGGGCAGCGGAGCAAACGATCCGGCTCGGCGGGTACTACACGGCCCTGGTACGACCCGGATTCCGAGTGATCGCTCTCAACAACAACGATTGCTACACGTTCAACTGGTGGATCCTCTACCAACCGGACGCGCTGAAGGAACAGCTGCAGTGGTTGCACGATGTCCTGCTGCAGGCAGAACGGGCCGGCGAGAAGGTACACATCCTGGCCCATCTTCCCATCTCGTCCGACTGTTTCAGCGTGTGGCAGCGTGAGTATCGACGCATTTTGGAACGCTTCCGCGATACGATCAGCGCCCAGTTCCACGGGCACACGCACAAGGACGAGTTTAATGTGTTTTATGCGAGCGAAAATCCCGAGTATGCGGTCGGTGTGGCATGGAACGGTGGAAGTGGTACGACGCACACGAACGTTAACCCCAACTACGTCGTGTACTACGTCAATCCGGAGACttat GAAGTAACGGACTTTGAGTCGTACGCGTACAATCTAACGTCCGCGAACTTGACACCGGACCAACGTCCCGACTGGTTCCGGATGTACTCGTTCCAGGAGGAATACGGTCTCGCCAATCTCAGCCCAGCCGGTGTGGATGAGCTCATTCGACGATTGGGAACACCGGCCGGACGGGACGATCTGCGCCGCTACTGGGAGTACAAGGTGAAGCTGGGGGATGCATCGCTTGCCAACGACTGTACGGAGGACTGCCTGCTGAACCATCTGTGCGAGATCGTCACCAACCAGGCAGATGACTTGCGGAAGTGCCAGGAACTGTCCGAAACATTCTTCGACTGA